TCGTGGCGATTGCGGTGCGGCCGTGACCGAGCCCAGCCCACAACCGGTACCGGGACTTTTCACCCTCGTCCTGCACACCCACCTGCCCTGGCTGGCCCACCACGGCCGCTGGCCCGTCGGCGAGGAGTGGCTGTACCAGTCGTGGGCCGCGGCCTACCTGCCGCTCGCGCGGGTGCTGCGCACGCTCGCCGCGGAGGGCCGCTCCCACCTGATCACCCTCGGCATGACGCCCGTGGTGACCGCACAGCTCGACGACCCCTACTGCCTGACCGGCATGCACCACTGGCTGGCCAACTGGCAGCTGCGCGCGCTCGAAGCGACCACGCTACGGGACCGTAAAGGGTTGCGCGAGTTCGGATCTCACGAACTCAGCAGCGCCGCGGCGGCGATGGAGGACTTCACCACCCACTGGCGCCACGGCGCGAGTCCGCTGCTGCGGGAACTGATCGACGCCGAGACCATCGAACTGCTCGGCGGCCCGCTGTCCCACCCGTTCCAGCCGCTGCTGAATCCGCGGCTGCGCGAGTTCGCGTTGCGCGAGGGCCTGGCCGACGCGCATCACCGGTTCGCCCACACCCCCGCCGGGATCTGGGCCCCGGAGTGCGCGTACGCCCCCGGCATGGAAACCGGTTACGCCGCAGCGGGTGTCCGCCACTTCATGGTCGATGGCCCGTCGCTGCACGGCGACACCGCGCTGGGTCGCCCGGTCGGTGGGTCCGACGTCATCGCGTTCGGCCGCGATCTGCAGGTGTCCTACCGCGTGTGGTCACCCAAGTCGGGCTACCCGGGCCACGGCGCCTACCGCGATTTTCACACCTACGACCACACCACGGGTCTCAAACCCGCACGGGTGACCGGACGCAACGTCTCCTCGGAGCAGAAGGCGCCCTACGAACCCGCACGCGCCGACCGCGCCGTCGACGCCCACGTCGCCGACTTCGTCGAGGTGGTGCGCCGCCGCCTGCTCGACGAGAGCGAACGGATCGGCAGGCCCGCCCACGTGGTGGCGGCGTTCGACACCGAACTGTTCGGTCACTGGTGGCACGAGGGGCCGGTGTGGCTCGAGCGTGTGCTGCGGGCGTTGCCGCGGGCCGGGGTGCGCGTCGGCACGCTCTCGGATGCCGTCGCGGACGGATTCGTCGGCACACCTGTCGAATTGCCGCCCAGCTCATGGGGTTCCGGCAAGGACTGGCAGGTGTGGTCGGGCGAGAAAGTGGCCGATCTGGTGCGGCTCAACAGCGAGGTCGTCGACCACGCGCTCAGCACGGTCGACAAGGCGCTGACCCAGCACGCCACCGTCGGTTCACCCGTCGCGCGCGACCGCGTCGCCGATCAGATCCTGCGCGAGACCCTGCTGACGGTGTCCAGCGACTGGCCGTTCATGGTGAGCAAGGACTCGGCCGCCGAGTACGCACGCTACCGGGCGCATCTGCACGCCCACGCCACGCGCGAGATCTCCGACGCGCTGGCCGCCGGACGCCGCGAACAGGCCGAGCGCCTGGCCGACGGCTGGAACAAGGCCGACAACCTGTTCGGGGCGCTCGACGCGAGGCGGCTCCCCCGATGATGATCCCCTCTAACTGCGCGAGCGTGCGTGTCTGCCCCGCAACACGCCGCCCCACACCAGCACTCTGCGCACGCTCGCCCCGTCACGAAAGCGCTCAGCCGTGAGAATCCTGATGGTGTCGTGGGAATACCCGCCGGTGGTGGTGGGCGGGTTGGGCCGCCATGTGCACCACCTCGCCACCGCGCTCGCCGCCGCGGGCCATGAGGTCGTGGTGCTCAGCCGCCAGCCGTCGGGCACCGACCCGAGCACGCACCCGTCGACCGACGAGGTGCGCGAAGGTGTGCGCGTCGTCGCGGCCGCACAGGACCCCCACGAGTTCGACTTCGGCTCCGACATGATGGCGTGGACCCTGGCGATGGGCCATGCCATGATCCGCACCGGTTTGCAGGTGCGCGACGACACCGGCAATCCGTGGGTGCCCGACCTGCTACACGCCCACGACTGGCTGGTCGCCCATCCGGCCATCGCGCTCGCCGAATTCTTCGATGTGCCACTGGTTTCCACGATCCACGCGACCGAGGCCGGCAGGCACTCGGGCTGGGTGTCCGGCCGGATCAGCCGCCAGGTGCACGCGATCGAGTCCTGGCTGGTGCGCGAATCCGACTCGCTGGTCACATGTTCGACGTCGATGAGCGAAGAGATCACCGAACTGTTCGGCCCGGGACTGTCCGAGATCCGGGTCATCCGCAACGGGATCGACGCCCAGTTGTGGCCGTTCGCGACCCGCCGCCCCCGCACGGGCCCGCCCCGGTTGCTCTACGTCGGACGCCTGGAGTACGAGAAGGGCATCCAGGACGCGATCGCGGCGCTCCCGCGCATCCGACGTGCGCACCCCGGCACCACGCTGACCATTGCAGGCGACGGGACACAGCAGGACTGGCTCGTCGAACAGGCCCGAAAATACAAGGTACTGAAGGCAACCCGCTTCGTCGGGCGTCTCGGCCACGACGAACTCGTCGAGGCGTTGCAGGCCGCCGACGCCGCGGTGCTGCCCAGCCACTACGAACCGTTCGGCATCGTGGCGCTGGAAGCCGCGGCGACCGGTACCCCGCTCGTGACGTCCACGGCAGGCGGTCTCGGCGAGGCCGTCATCGACGGTGAGACCGGAATGTCGTTCGCGCCTCGTGATGTGGCGGGCCTGGCCGCCGCGGTGCGAGCCGTCCTCGATGATCCCGACGCCGCCCAGCGCCGCGCGCTCGCCGCACGTGACCGGCTCACCTCGGATTTCGACTGGCACACCGTCGCCGACGAGACCGCGCAGGTGTACCTGGCCGCCAAGCGGCGTGAGCGTGAACCGCTGCCGCGCCGCCCGATCGTCGAACACGCGCTGCCGGACCGGTGACCGGCCGAACCCGGTGACTTCCCGACGTTTGTAGCCCGCCGCCTGCGGGTACCTCGCGAGCATGCCAGCCCGGAAGGGGCGTATGTGAGCGAGATACCGATGCCGTCGGCGATGTACGCCGGCGCTTTCGTGCGTCACCGGGCCGCCGGATGAGCCGCGCTGTCCGGGGTCCGGCCGACCATGTCGTGGTGGTGGGCGCCGGCCTGTCGGGCTTGGCCGCCGCGCTGCATCTGGCCGGGCGGGGCCGCCGGGTCACCGTGGTCGAACGCGAGCAGTGGCCGGGTGGGCGGGCCGGCCGGGTGGACGTCGACGGTTACCGGATCGACACCGGGCCAACCGTGCTGACGATGCCCGACATCCTCGACGATGTGTTTGCCGCGGTCGGTGAATCCGCCACCGACCGACTGCGGTTGCTCCCGGTGGACCCGGCATATCGCGCGCAGTTCGCTGACGGCAGCGCGCTGGAGGTGCACAGCGACGCCGACCGCATGGCTGCCGCGATCGCCGAGTTCGCCGGACCGGGCGAGGCCGCGGGCTACCGGCGGCTGCGCGAATGGCTGACCCGGCTGTACCGCATCGAGATCGACGGTTTCATCGGCGCCAACTTCGACTCGCCGTTGTCGCTGCTCACCCCGCAGCTCGCGCGACTCGCGGCGATCGGCGGGTTCCGCAAGTGGGACCACATGGTCGCCCGCCATCTGCGCGATCCCCGGCTGCAGCGGGTGTTCACGTTCCAGTCGCTGTATGCCGGTGTGGCGCCGCGGCACGCGCTGGCCGCGTACGCGGTGATCGCCTACATGGACACCATCTCCGGGGTGTTCTTCCCGCAGGGAGGGGTGCGCGCGGTGCCCGACGCGCTGGCCGCCGCGGGCGCCGACGCCGGGGTGCGGTTCCGCTACGGCGCCGCCGCCACCCGGCTCGAACGCACCGGCGATCGCGTGACGGCGGTGCACACCGACACCGGTGAGCGCATCGCATGCGACGCGGTGGTGCTGACCAGTGAACTGCCCCAGACCTATGAACTGCTGGGCCGGCGTCCGCGCCGCGTGCGGCCGTTGCGCGCCTCACCGTCGGCGGTCGTCGTCCACGTCGGGTGCCGCCGCACCGACCCTGCCGTGGCGCATCACAACATCCTGTTCGGCGACGCCTGGCACGACACCTTCACCGACATCATCGACGACGGTCGGCTGATGCGGGATCCCTCACTGCTGGTC
This region of Mycolicibacterium goodii genomic DNA includes:
- a CDS encoding glycoside hydrolase family 57 protein, whose translation is MTEPSPQPVPGLFTLVLHTHLPWLAHHGRWPVGEEWLYQSWAAAYLPLARVLRTLAAEGRSHLITLGMTPVVTAQLDDPYCLTGMHHWLANWQLRALEATTLRDRKGLREFGSHELSSAAAAMEDFTTHWRHGASPLLRELIDAETIELLGGPLSHPFQPLLNPRLREFALREGLADAHHRFAHTPAGIWAPECAYAPGMETGYAAAGVRHFMVDGPSLHGDTALGRPVGGSDVIAFGRDLQVSYRVWSPKSGYPGHGAYRDFHTYDHTTGLKPARVTGRNVSSEQKAPYEPARADRAVDAHVADFVEVVRRRLLDESERIGRPAHVVAAFDTELFGHWWHEGPVWLERVLRALPRAGVRVGTLSDAVADGFVGTPVELPPSSWGSGKDWQVWSGEKVADLVRLNSEVVDHALSTVDKALTQHATVGSPVARDRVADQILRETLLTVSSDWPFMVSKDSAAEYARYRAHLHAHATREISDALAAGRREQAERLADGWNKADNLFGALDARRLPR
- a CDS encoding glycosyltransferase family 4 protein, whose product is MRILMVSWEYPPVVVGGLGRHVHHLATALAAAGHEVVVLSRQPSGTDPSTHPSTDEVREGVRVVAAAQDPHEFDFGSDMMAWTLAMGHAMIRTGLQVRDDTGNPWVPDLLHAHDWLVAHPAIALAEFFDVPLVSTIHATEAGRHSGWVSGRISRQVHAIESWLVRESDSLVTCSTSMSEEITELFGPGLSEIRVIRNGIDAQLWPFATRRPRTGPPRLLYVGRLEYEKGIQDAIAALPRIRRAHPGTTLTIAGDGTQQDWLVEQARKYKVLKATRFVGRLGHDELVEALQAADAAVLPSHYEPFGIVALEAAATGTPLVTSTAGGLGEAVIDGETGMSFAPRDVAGLAAAVRAVLDDPDAAQRRALAARDRLTSDFDWHTVADETAQVYLAAKRREREPLPRRPIVEHALPDR
- the crtI gene encoding phytoene desaturase family protein — protein: MSRAVRGPADHVVVVGAGLSGLAAALHLAGRGRRVTVVEREQWPGGRAGRVDVDGYRIDTGPTVLTMPDILDDVFAAVGESATDRLRLLPVDPAYRAQFADGSALEVHSDADRMAAAIAEFAGPGEAAGYRRLREWLTRLYRIEIDGFIGANFDSPLSLLTPQLARLAAIGGFRKWDHMVARHLRDPRLQRVFTFQSLYAGVAPRHALAAYAVIAYMDTISGVFFPQGGVRAVPDALAAAGADAGVRFRYGAAATRLERTGDRVTAVHTDTGERIACDAVVLTSELPQTYELLGRRPRRVRPLRASPSAVVVHVGCRRTDPAVAHHNILFGDAWHDTFTDIIDDGRLMRDPSLLVTRPTAADPTLAPAGRDLLYLLAPTPNLANTTIDWEQDGPAYARTIVDTVAERLLPQLPDSAEVLHVVTPADWARRGMVAGTPFALAHTFGQTGPFRPGNTVRGIANAVLAGSSTVPGVGVPTALLSGRLAADRITGPVERTRGRRIITTDPEAATADRKAPMP